In the genome of Christensenella timonensis, one region contains:
- the tilS gene encoding tRNA lysidine(34) synthetase TilS, producing MEKIVREFIQENNLIEAGQTVGVAVSGGPDSMALLSCLCFLAPLAFFSVVCVHFEHGIRGQESLDDADFVSRYCAEHNIPFYMSAADVPSLAEEWHMGKQSAAKRAREEYFKSLIQNGDVDVIATAHHLDDNAESVLMHILRGSGTDGLRGIHPQNGPMIRPLLCVTRQQILAYLEEKEIGYVTDRTNGENEYTRNFIRNVLMPQLRDRINPDVAGALNRLSVIAEYDAGFIRGEAEKEFGNCAQVLNGSVEIDIEALSRLSKAVRCRIVRLACERLHITQDVENAHVLCVLALAERNRTGARANLSNNLYAAVEYGKLLIGFSAREADVSFCMPFDFEAANELPDGSRIICGEVYECDYENSDPDVAYVDADKLPQRLMLRTRYRGDTIHPLGAPGKKKLKDYFIDKKLPRQERERTPLLADGSRIIWAAGHVIDDECRVTGDTTRIYCLKYTKKQEDA from the coding sequence ATGGAAAAGATTGTACGGGAGTTTATACAAGAAAACAACCTGATCGAAGCAGGACAGACCGTTGGTGTGGCTGTATCGGGAGGACCGGACTCCATGGCGCTGCTGTCTTGCCTTTGTTTCCTTGCGCCTCTCGCTTTTTTTTCTGTGGTGTGCGTGCACTTTGAACATGGGATCCGCGGGCAGGAATCTTTAGATGACGCGGATTTCGTCAGCCGTTACTGTGCAGAGCACAACATACCGTTTTACATGAGTGCGGCGGATGTTCCGTCCCTTGCGGAAGAATGGCATATGGGCAAGCAAAGCGCGGCCAAACGTGCACGGGAGGAGTACTTTAAAAGCCTCATTCAAAACGGCGACGTGGATGTGATCGCAACAGCGCATCATTTGGACGACAACGCGGAAAGCGTGCTCATGCATATCCTGCGGGGAAGCGGCACGGACGGGCTGCGGGGCATCCATCCCCAAAATGGGCCGATGATCCGCCCGCTGTTATGCGTGACAAGGCAGCAGATCCTTGCGTACCTGGAGGAAAAAGAGATCGGGTATGTGACGGACAGGACGAACGGGGAAAACGAGTATACCCGGAATTTTATCAGGAATGTGCTTATGCCGCAGCTTAGGGATCGCATCAACCCGGATGTTGCGGGGGCGCTGAACCGCTTGAGCGTGATCGCGGAATACGACGCAGGGTTCATACGCGGGGAAGCGGAAAAGGAATTTGGGAATTGTGCGCAAGTCTTGAACGGAAGTGTGGAGATCGATATTGAAGCATTAAGCCGCCTGAGCAAAGCAGTCCGCTGCAGGATCGTGCGGCTGGCGTGCGAGAGGCTGCATATTACGCAGGATGTGGAAAATGCCCACGTGCTTTGCGTGCTTGCGCTGGCGGAAAGAAACAGGACGGGCGCGCGGGCGAATCTTTCAAACAACCTGTATGCGGCTGTGGAATATGGAAAGCTGCTGATCGGGTTTTCTGCCCGGGAGGCGGATGTGAGCTTCTGTATGCCCTTTGATTTTGAAGCGGCGAACGAACTGCCGGACGGCAGCAGGATAATATGCGGTGAGGTATACGAATGCGACTATGAAAACAGCGACCCGGACGTCGCTTATGTGGATGCGGACAAGCTGCCGCAGAGGTTGATGCTCCGGACGCGGTACCGCGGAGATACGATACATCCGCTGGGCGCGCCGGGGAAAAAGAAGCTGAAGGATTATTTTATCGACAAGAAGCTGCCCCGCCAGGAGCGCGAAAGGACGCCGCTCTTAGCGGACGGAAGCCGGATCATTTGGGCGGCCGGGCATGTGATAGATGATGAATGCCGCGTAACAGGGGATACAACGCGCATTTACTGTTTGAAATATACAAAAAAGCAGGAGGATGCATAA
- a CDS encoding glycoside hydrolase family 3 C-terminal domain-containing protein, producing MNQIEDILSQLTLEQKADLCSGLNAWNTFPIASLGVPEALMTDGPHGLRKQYDKESAMLESSVPATCFPPAATTACSWDKDLLYRVGEALGSEARDQGVSLVLGPGINIKRSPLCGRNFEYFSEDPILSGDLGAQMIKGIQSTGTGACIKHFAANNREYFRMVSNSIVDERALHEIYLQGFERAIKTARPYAVMSAYNMLNGDYCGEKKELIAGILREDWGFDGLVVSDWGACYNREKGIAAGMDLEMPYSGEENTERIMRSVAKGTLDQQALDACVRRVLSFVFRCEAEKSKPYTYDAQKNHEIAREAAASSAVLLKNENGLLPLKPGTKVALLGEFAEKPRYQGAGSSMINPLQLETALEEFPKYGIHFIYSKGYDSTKDETDESLLTDAKRVADEADVAVIFAGLPAHYEMEGIDRTHICIPQNQAELIEQVAATKPVVVLLCGGAPVEMPWIGCVTSLLHCYLGGEASASAAAQLLTGAVNPSGKLAETYPIHLSDTPSYRFFSDDRHNVEYRESIYVGYRYYDAAKMDVLFPFGYGLSYTTFSYSDLRLSRDTLLAGQSLSLSFTVTNTGKVAGAEAAQVYIEHGPAEKHLCAFGKVFLQPGETKELSFTLSERDFSFYHGGWKLMDDCTVLVGASSRDIRLKAMVSIPRGMTPPKYPLATDGHWDAVAFYSLFDKIPQISFSKHPFTINATLTDFDSAAIGRQIHRVAKWFAKKYIVSDNYLGQQIMLQLLDQNPFRVLVSLSGGLLTYCMARGVLMIANGQVLIGLLAFITASRKRRKRKIKSK from the coding sequence ATGAATCAGATCGAGGATATCCTTTCCCAACTGACATTGGAACAAAAAGCAGATCTTTGTTCCGGGCTCAACGCCTGGAACACTTTCCCCATCGCCTCTCTCGGCGTTCCCGAGGCCTTGATGACGGACGGCCCGCACGGCCTGCGCAAACAGTACGACAAAGAGAGCGCCATGCTGGAATCTTCCGTTCCCGCAACCTGTTTTCCGCCTGCGGCAACGACAGCCTGCTCGTGGGACAAAGACCTTCTGTACCGCGTAGGCGAGGCACTGGGAAGCGAGGCGCGCGACCAGGGCGTATCGCTTGTTTTGGGGCCGGGCATCAATATCAAGCGTTCCCCGCTTTGCGGGCGTAACTTTGAGTATTTCTCCGAAGACCCCATCCTGTCCGGCGACCTCGGCGCACAGATGATCAAGGGCATACAAAGTACGGGCACAGGCGCATGTATTAAGCACTTTGCCGCCAACAACCGCGAGTATTTCCGCATGGTGTCCAATTCCATCGTGGACGAACGCGCGTTGCACGAAATCTACCTGCAGGGGTTCGAGCGCGCCATCAAAACGGCCAGGCCCTATGCCGTCATGAGCGCATACAATATGCTGAACGGTGATTACTGCGGGGAAAAGAAAGAGCTGATCGCCGGGATCCTGCGCGAGGACTGGGGCTTTGACGGCCTCGTCGTTTCCGACTGGGGCGCTTGCTATAACCGCGAAAAGGGGATCGCCGCCGGCATGGATCTGGAGATGCCCTATTCCGGCGAAGAAAATACGGAACGTATCATGCGCAGCGTTGCGAAAGGTACGCTTGACCAGCAGGCGCTCGATGCCTGCGTACGGCGCGTCCTTTCCTTTGTTTTCCGCTGTGAAGCAGAAAAAAGCAAACCCTATACATATGACGCACAGAAAAACCATGAGATCGCGCGGGAGGCCGCCGCAAGCAGCGCCGTCCTGCTGAAGAACGAAAACGGCCTCCTTCCTTTAAAACCGGGAACCAAGGTCGCCCTGCTCGGCGAATTTGCCGAAAAGCCAAGATACCAGGGCGCGGGCAGCTCAATGATCAATCCGCTCCAGCTTGAGACCGCGCTCGAGGAATTTCCGAAGTACGGGATCCATTTCATCTACAGCAAGGGGTATGACAGCACGAAGGATGAAACGGACGAATCGCTCCTCACCGACGCCAAACGGGTCGCGGACGAAGCAGACGTTGCGGTCATCTTTGCGGGCTTACCTGCGCACTACGAAATGGAAGGGATCGACCGGACGCATATCTGCATCCCGCAAAACCAGGCGGAGCTCATCGAGCAGGTCGCTGCCACCAAGCCTGTCGTAGTCCTTCTGTGCGGCGGCGCACCCGTGGAAATGCCGTGGATTGGCTGCGTTACCTCCCTTTTGCACTGCTACCTCGGCGGCGAAGCTTCGGCTTCGGCGGCGGCGCAGTTGCTGACAGGCGCCGTAAACCCAAGCGGAAAGCTGGCGGAAACCTATCCTATCCATTTGAGCGACACGCCTTCCTACCGTTTCTTCTCGGACGACAGGCACAATGTGGAGTACCGCGAAAGTATTTATGTCGGTTACCGGTATTACGATGCGGCCAAAATGGACGTGCTCTTTCCGTTCGGCTATGGCCTTTCCTATACGACGTTTTCCTATTCCGACCTGCGCCTTTCCAGGGATACGCTGCTGGCAGGCCAGTCCCTGTCCCTTTCCTTTACCGTGACCAACACGGGAAAAGTCGCCGGCGCCGAAGCCGCACAGGTCTATATCGAGCATGGCCCGGCCGAAAAACATTTGTGTGCGTTCGGCAAAGTGTTCCTGCAGCCGGGGGAAACGAAAGAATTGTCCTTTACACTGTCCGAGCGCGATTTTTCCTTTTACCACGGCGGCTGGAAGCTCATGGACGACTGCACGGTACTTGTCGGCGCGTCTTCGCGCGACATCCGCTTAAAAGCGATGGTCAGCATCCCGCGGGGCATGACGCCGCCCAAATATCCGCTTGCTACGGACGGCCACTGGGACGCTGTCGCTTTTTACAGCCTGTTCGACAAAATCCCGCAGATCTCATTCAGCAAACACCCGTTCACGATCAACGCGACGCTCACCGATTTCGATTCGGCGGCGATCGGGCGCCAGATCCACCGGGTCGCCAAATGGTTCGCCAAAAAATATATCGTCAGCGATAATTATTTAGGCCAGCAGATCATGCTCCAGCTTCTCGACCAAAACCCCTTCCGCGTACTCGTTTCGCTTTCGGGCGGGCTGCTGACCTACTGCATGGCGCGCGGCGTATTGATGATCGCAAACGGACAGGTACTGATCGGGCTCCTTGCTTTCATCACTGCCAGCCGAAAGCGCAGGAAAAGAAAAATAAAATCGAAATAG
- the hpt gene encoding hypoxanthine phosphoribosyltransferase: MEHYVERDIESVLLSKEKIAERVMELGEQISKDYEGKDFIAVGILRGSVVFFSDLMRQIKIPMEIDFMAVSSYGQGSSSTGSVQIKYDMQEDIRGKHLLIIEDIIDSGWTLKNLTKLLHGRQPASIEICCLLNKQDRREVEVPVKYIGFDIPDEFVVGYGLDYAAKYRNYESVGILKRSVYE, translated from the coding sequence ATGGAGCATTATGTAGAGAGGGACATTGAAAGCGTTCTGCTTTCCAAAGAGAAGATCGCAGAGCGGGTAATGGAGCTGGGGGAACAGATATCCAAGGATTATGAAGGGAAAGATTTTATCGCGGTCGGCATTTTGCGCGGCAGCGTCGTGTTTTTTTCGGATTTGATGCGCCAAATCAAAATCCCGATGGAAATTGATTTTATGGCAGTTTCAAGCTACGGACAGGGCAGTTCTTCCACGGGCAGCGTACAGATCAAGTACGATATGCAAGAGGACATCCGCGGAAAGCATTTGCTGATCATTGAAGACATCATCGATTCCGGATGGACGCTTAAAAACCTGACAAAGCTTTTACACGGCCGCCAGCCGGCAAGTATCGAGATATGCTGTCTTCTTAATAAGCAGGACAGGCGCGAGGTAGAAGTCCCGGTGAAGTATATCGGGTTTGATATCCCGGATGAATTCGTGGTGGGATATGGCCTCGATTATGCGGCAAAATACAGGAATTATGAAAGCGTGGGCATTTTGAAACGCAGCGTTTACGAATAA
- a CDS encoding HdeD family acid-resistance protein, giving the protein MKTLIRVLKVVLGILLFLAGILLLTAPVVGAVFVVGIAGIAMMAVGVVQLVCGCSRRNAEGIFAANIVVSVMNIALGALIWMFASSVLIAFLPLLVGIWLAVFGVTRIVEGNALKKQQAQKWKWCMGIGVVSIVGAVLLIVLHWVAAMDIIGILLGAFAIIYGLNVLSEGVVKEKPVSAGERIKEDEEISESRNAEFRRFEEKLHKDDQ; this is encoded by the coding sequence ATGAAGACACTGATCAGGGTTTTGAAGGTGGTTCTGGGGATCCTTTTGTTCCTGGCCGGTATCCTGCTTTTGACAGCGCCGGTGGTGGGGGCCGTCTTTGTCGTGGGGATCGCGGGTATTGCGATGATGGCAGTAGGCGTGGTGCAGCTGGTCTGCGGATGTTCCCGCAGGAACGCTGAGGGCATTTTTGCGGCGAATATCGTGGTATCTGTTATGAATATCGCGCTGGGCGCGCTGATCTGGATGTTTGCAAGCAGTGTGCTGATCGCATTTTTACCGCTGCTCGTGGGCATTTGGCTGGCGGTGTTCGGCGTGACGCGTATCGTCGAAGGCAATGCGCTCAAAAAACAGCAGGCGCAGAAATGGAAATGGTGTATGGGGATCGGCGTGGTATCGATCGTGGGCGCGGTGCTGCTCATCGTACTGCATTGGGTCGCGGCGATGGATATCATCGGTATCCTGCTGGGGGCGTTTGCCATCATTTATGGGCTCAACGTTTTAAGCGAGGGTGTCGTGAAAGAAAAACCGGTGAGCGCAGGGGAGCGGATAAAAGAGGATGAAGAAATCTCCGAATCCCGGAATGCGGAGTTCCGCAGGTTTGAAGAAAAATTGCATAAGGACGATCAATGA
- a CDS encoding peptidoglycan-binding protein produces MKQIFRRFKSAVGFRRRGASVYKGHTSSVVHRYRARKKKQFLIAVGVVAAAVMVPILATAAYGDEIFHAPEVVEQVQQAQETQIPSVEPTPTPTLAVEPGLVFEGTQGEEPTDDSSVQAQGETEAVSQPTPAPEEAIAPEAAPSAEETPSAETTQAPEATQAPEETPAQAPEETPAAEETQAPEATQAPEATPAAEETPAQAPEATQTPEQTQAPAAEQQAPAAEQAAAAAPVQNERQKLYTGDIQPETTDPLIATLQSRLMELHYMDEDEPTEFFGPLTKQAVSYFQRKHGLEVTGVATYDTLQALFADDAKPYTVMIGASGTDVEEIQKRLDSLGYDVSATGYFGTDTEGAVKAFQKNNELGIDGNVGYYTKEALYSSDAITASGEEAGSSRSGDSDESASSSTLERFIDVLEDQLGKPYVLGAKGPNAFDCSGLIYYALNQAGYDIDYMTSAGWRSSGFTTIKSIGDLQRGDIICMSGHVAVYMGDGTVIDASSSQNAMMHRDFGSWFKNGFIHAKRVF; encoded by the coding sequence ATGAAACAGATTTTTAGGAGGTTCAAGTCTGCCGTTGGATTTCGCAGGCGCGGAGCTTCAGTGTACAAGGGACATACATCTTCGGTTGTACATCGTTACAGGGCAAGAAAGAAAAAGCAGTTTTTGATTGCTGTCGGCGTTGTGGCGGCGGCGGTCATGGTCCCGATCCTGGCGACAGCGGCTTACGGCGACGAGATATTCCATGCGCCGGAAGTAGTGGAACAGGTACAACAGGCGCAGGAAACGCAAATACCTTCTGTGGAACCGACACCCACACCTACGCTGGCGGTTGAGCCGGGTCTTGTATTTGAAGGTACGCAAGGCGAAGAACCAACGGATGATTCCAGCGTACAGGCGCAGGGAGAAACGGAAGCGGTAAGCCAGCCTACGCCTGCCCCCGAGGAAGCGATAGCCCCTGAGGCGGCGCCGTCAGCGGAAGAAACGCCGTCAGCGGAAACGACCCAGGCCCCGGAAGCGACGCAGGCGCCGGAAGAAACACCGGCCCAGGCGCCGGAGGAAACACCGGCGGCAGAAGAAACGCAGGCGCCGGAGGCGACCCAGGCTCCGGAAGCGACGCCGGCAGCGGAAGAAACACCGGCCCAGGCACCAGAGGCGACGCAGACGCCTGAGCAGACGCAGGCACCGGCAGCGGAACAGCAGGCACCCGCAGCAGAACAGGCAGCCGCGGCAGCGCCTGTGCAGAACGAAAGGCAGAAGTTGTACACCGGGGATATCCAGCCGGAAACAACGGATCCGCTGATCGCTACGCTCCAGTCACGCCTGATGGAGCTGCATTATATGGACGAGGACGAGCCGACTGAGTTCTTTGGCCCCCTTACCAAGCAGGCAGTGAGCTATTTTCAACGTAAACATGGCCTTGAGGTAACAGGCGTAGCCACTTACGATACGCTGCAGGCGCTGTTTGCAGATGACGCAAAGCCTTACACGGTAATGATCGGCGCAAGCGGCACAGATGTGGAAGAGATCCAGAAGAGGCTGGACAGCTTGGGCTATGATGTGAGCGCGACCGGGTATTTTGGTACGGACACGGAAGGAGCGGTAAAGGCCTTCCAGAAAAACAACGAACTGGGGATCGACGGGAACGTCGGATATTACACAAAAGAGGCGCTTTATTCCTCCGATGCGATCACGGCTTCGGGAGAAGAAGCAGGCAGCTCGCGTTCGGGGGATTCTGACGAAAGCGCATCGTCTTCTACACTGGAGAGATTCATCGACGTGCTGGAAGACCAGCTGGGGAAACCTTATGTGCTGGGCGCGAAAGGGCCGAACGCATTCGATTGCTCGGGGCTCATATACTATGCCCTGAACCAGGCGGGATATGACATCGACTATATGACGTCGGCAGGCTGGAGAAGCTCTGGTTTTACAACGATCAAGAGCATCGGCGACCTGCAGCGCGGCGACATCATCTGCATGAGCGGACATGTTGCGGTCTACATGGGCGACGGCACGGTGATCGACGCATCTTCGAGCCAGAACGCGATGATGCACAGGGATTTCGGTTCGTGGTTTAAGAATGGGTTTATCCACGCGAAACGGGTATTCTAA
- a CDS encoding 3D domain-containing protein, translated as MSIYKKKKDDEINPNRKYKGILYTTQKPNFSDEDLTPIGSRSRRARNRKKPGKLAEIFSSLSTTKTSGISRKRGGKRAAAAASSNPVQSTSGSGRVVFTGGRSGRNAGGRSGGIRDHFFRNIAVVCAAIVITSCIAIPTSFAKPTTEITLNDNGRVLQASTSARTVQEFLDDNGVTIGSDDIVSTDLSSAVYEGQSITIYRAMPLTIKSNGQEIEVSIVAGHTVQDALDKAGVVIAPDDEVYPSPDSLVRSGMVIDHIIVTTQETTETQPIPFENTTRENDKLEKGKTQIVQEGAEGVLQITYKELYKNGALISRDSISEDVIQQPVNQIMEVGTYVKPEPTPEPKKSTSGSSGKKNSSSSSNKGSSSNKGSSSGSSNKGDTDLDGKQGMKFQLTAYCSYCNSGSKTSSGTYPSAGRTVACNSLPLGTRIYIDGYGEYVVEDRGGMGGNVIDIYMGDQPNDDACNAFGRKHGVTVYVIG; from the coding sequence ATGTCAATTTATAAAAAGAAAAAAGACGACGAAATCAATCCTAACAGGAAATATAAAGGGATTCTTTATACGACGCAGAAACCAAATTTTTCGGATGAAGACCTGACCCCGATCGGCTCAAGGAGCAGGCGCGCACGCAACCGGAAGAAGCCTGGGAAGCTGGCCGAGATTTTTTCCTCGCTTTCCACGACCAAAACGTCGGGAATCTCGCGTAAGCGCGGCGGGAAAAGGGCGGCTGCGGCAGCTTCCTCCAATCCTGTGCAAAGTACGTCCGGTTCCGGTCGTGTTGTTTTCACAGGCGGACGCAGCGGCAGGAACGCGGGTGGGCGCAGCGGCGGTATACGCGACCATTTTTTCCGCAATATCGCGGTCGTCTGCGCGGCCATCGTGATTACTTCGTGTATCGCGATCCCTACATCCTTTGCCAAACCCACGACAGAAATCACACTAAATGACAACGGACGCGTATTGCAGGCATCTACCAGCGCGCGCACCGTACAGGAATTTTTGGATGACAACGGCGTTACGATCGGCTCCGACGATATCGTATCCACCGATCTTTCTTCCGCCGTTTATGAAGGACAGTCCATCACGATCTACCGCGCCATGCCCCTGACAATCAAGAGCAACGGGCAGGAGATCGAGGTCAGCATCGTAGCCGGACATACCGTGCAGGATGCCCTCGATAAAGCGGGCGTCGTGATTGCGCCGGACGACGAGGTCTATCCCTCTCCCGATTCACTTGTGCGTTCGGGTATGGTGATCGACCATATTATCGTTACCACGCAGGAAACGACGGAAACACAGCCGATTCCGTTTGAAAATACGACCCGCGAAAATGACAAGCTTGAAAAGGGCAAGACGCAGATCGTTCAGGAAGGCGCAGAAGGCGTTCTGCAGATCACTTACAAAGAGCTTTATAAAAACGGGGCGCTGATCTCGCGCGACTCTATTTCGGAAGACGTGATCCAGCAGCCCGTTAACCAAATCATGGAAGTCGGTACTTATGTAAAGCCAGAGCCGACGCCAGAGCCCAAGAAGTCCACGTCCGGCAGTTCCGGAAAGAAAAACAGCAGCAGCTCTTCCAATAAAGGAAGCAGCTCCAATAAGGGAAGCTCTTCGGGCAGCAGCAACAAAGGCGATACCGACCTCGACGGCAAGCAGGGCATGAAGTTCCAGCTCACCGCATATTGTTCTTACTGCAACAGCGGCAGTAAAACTTCCTCCGGCACGTATCCTTCGGCAGGCCGGACAGTTGCCTGCAACTCGCTTCCGCTCGGCACGCGGATCTATATCGATGGATACGGCGAATACGTCGTGGAAGACCGCGGCGGTATGGGCGGAAATGTCATCGATATCTATATGGGCGACCAGCCGAACGATGATGCCTGCAACGCTTTTGGACGGAAGCACGGCGTTACCGTTTACGTCATCGGCTAA
- a CDS encoding DUF2284 domain-containing protein: MPSESNILHSLKKHGAHFAAPVAAGSIRFYPELRKLCEMNKCGCYGTNWSCPPGCGDVHALSKRVRSFAHAIVFQYVGTLEDSFDFEGMLASNEAFNRIAYAVRDDLAKETSGFLVLGAGKCTLCEACSYPDAPCRFPEKHIISVEACGIDVSELCREAGLSYIHGTNTVTNTGLILY, from the coding sequence ATGCCCAGTGAAAGTAATATCCTCCATTCCCTGAAAAAACACGGCGCGCACTTTGCAGCGCCGGTCGCGGCCGGCAGTATCCGTTTTTACCCGGAGCTGCGCAAATTATGCGAAATGAACAAATGCGGCTGCTATGGCACCAACTGGAGCTGCCCGCCCGGCTGCGGCGATGTGCATGCGCTTTCCAAACGCGTGCGCTCCTTTGCCCACGCCATCGTTTTCCAATACGTGGGGACGCTCGAAGATTCCTTCGATTTTGAAGGCATGCTCGCTTCCAACGAAGCCTTCAACCGCATTGCCTACGCCGTCCGGGACGACCTTGCAAAGGAAACGTCCGGCTTCCTTGTCCTCGGGGCAGGCAAATGCACCCTGTGCGAGGCATGCAGCTATCCCGACGCGCCCTGCCGCTTTCCCGAAAAGCATATCATTTCCGTTGAAGCATGCGGCATAGACGTATCCGAGCTGTGCAGGGAGGCAGGCCTTTCCTATATCCATGGTACAAACACCGTGACCAATACCGGCCTCATCCTCTATTGA
- a CDS encoding penicillin-binding transpeptidase domain-containing protein, with protein sequence MAKKILIYIMIVIFSAGLCAGALFGCAKTDGALSTGYAFVDALVKKNYDEAYSYVYTLTSDVKTKDDFVARFNNIYEALEITDIRLVDRSVEQKPDSETEYTLTYTLNMASGLLGEINYEYSADIVKGPQGYTVLYMPDLILPMLEEGDKVRAVTQTGKRGEIFSADGTVLAKNDYAQSIYIDLEKEPDIDEVKSFLQSNYGIDPEKVQKKYDNAVEKGFTSEVLATYPKGTLTEEQKQGISSVAGLGIDETKMTPARYYPLKDDAAHIIGYLGSPDEDQINEEAGITENSTVGKTGLERQYEDVLRGTNGKAVYIEDDKGNRKETLYEDAKTDGSDVTLTIDAKKQQDAYTLMAANIAEGDSGAVVVLDYTNGDVKAMVSYPSFDNNLFNFALDAAVVEHYMGDDSNSPMLNRATQSVYTPGSTFKPFSAAAAMEEGKLTDSSTLPFTEEKRTDGTVGYTWTPDVPGWVYPPINTKEIAGGDRSFLYAMKSSDNIYFAYYALQVGVDAFKAYMERIGMGEAPAFELPVTASSMINEGSEFSLDLLARTAYGTGELQISPLQVACMYTAFENNGNMLNPTILKNISHTDENGGQVIDQESEHTVFKEATMSGSTINMQMPALEEVMKTGTAALAKLGGREGIYGKTGTAQFGPQNSREWNWVVSIDPQTQCLYLVIVETDVNEGSKPKLNILSGLVDESKYDLALQQMVQDS encoded by the coding sequence ATGGCAAAAAAAATCCTTATATATATAATGATAGTTATTTTCTCGGCCGGTCTTTGTGCGGGCGCGCTTTTTGGCTGCGCAAAAACGGACGGCGCGCTCAGTACCGGGTATGCTTTTGTGGACGCGCTGGTCAAAAAAAATTATGACGAAGCATACAGCTATGTGTATACGCTGACGTCCGACGTAAAGACAAAGGACGATTTTGTGGCCCGGTTCAATAATATTTACGAAGCGCTGGAGATCACGGATATCAGGCTCGTGGATCGCAGCGTGGAGCAAAAGCCGGATTCCGAAACGGAGTATACGCTTACCTATACCCTCAATATGGCCAGCGGGCTTTTGGGGGAGATAAACTACGAGTACAGCGCGGACATCGTCAAAGGGCCGCAGGGCTATACCGTGCTGTATATGCCCGACCTGATCCTGCCCATGCTGGAAGAGGGCGACAAGGTGCGCGCGGTCACGCAGACGGGGAAGCGCGGCGAGATTTTTTCCGCGGACGGAACTGTGCTGGCGAAAAACGATTATGCGCAGAGCATTTATATCGACTTGGAGAAGGAGCCGGATATCGACGAGGTCAAAAGCTTTTTGCAGTCAAATTACGGGATAGACCCGGAAAAGGTGCAAAAGAAATACGACAACGCGGTAGAAAAGGGTTTTACATCCGAGGTGCTGGCGACCTATCCGAAAGGGACGCTCACGGAGGAGCAAAAACAGGGGATCTCCTCCGTTGCGGGCTTGGGGATCGACGAGACGAAAATGACGCCCGCGCGGTATTATCCATTGAAAGACGATGCGGCGCATATCATCGGGTATCTGGGGTCGCCGGACGAAGACCAAATCAACGAAGAGGCGGGCATCACGGAGAATTCGACAGTCGGTAAGACGGGACTGGAGAGACAGTACGAGGACGTTCTGCGCGGTACGAACGGCAAGGCGGTATATATCGAAGATGACAAGGGAAACCGCAAGGAAACGCTTTATGAGGATGCAAAAACGGACGGCTCGGACGTCACGCTTACGATCGACGCCAAAAAGCAGCAGGACGCTTATACGCTGATGGCGGCAAATATTGCCGAGGGCGACAGCGGCGCGGTGGTCGTGCTGGACTATACGAACGGCGATGTAAAGGCGATGGTATCCTATCCGTCGTTCGATAACAACCTGTTCAACTTTGCGCTTGATGCGGCGGTCGTAGAGCACTACATGGGGGACGACAGCAATTCCCCGATGCTCAACCGTGCGACGCAGTCGGTCTATACGCCGGGATCTACCTTCAAGCCGTTTTCGGCAGCCGCGGCGATGGAAGAGGGAAAATTAACGGACAGTTCGACGCTTCCTTTTACAGAGGAAAAGCGTACTGACGGTACGGTAGGATATACATGGACGCCGGACGTGCCGGGCTGGGTATACCCGCCGATCAATACAAAGGAAATCGCGGGTGGAGACCGTTCGTTTTTATACGCGATGAAATCGTCGGATAATATTTATTTTGCCTACTATGCACTGCAGGTCGGCGTGGATGCCTTCAAAGCTTATATGGAAAGGATCGGGATGGGCGAGGCGCCTGCCTTTGAATTGCCGGTGACGGCATCGAGTATGATCAACGAGGGGTCGGAATTCAGCCTGGATCTGTTGGCGCGTACCGCCTATGGTACAGGCGAGCTGCAAATCAGTCCCCTGCAGGTGGCATGCATGTATACTGCGTTTGAAAACAACGGCAATATGCTGAATCCCACGATCCTGAAAAATATTTCCCATACGGATGAGAACGGCGGCCAGGTCATAGACCAGGAAAGCGAACATACGGTTTTTAAGGAAGCGACGATGTCCGGTTCTACGATCAATATGCAGATGCCGGCCTTAGAAGAGGTCATGAAAACGGGTACGGCGGCGCTTGCCAAGCTCGGCGGAAGGGAAGGCATTTACGGAAAGACGGGAACCGCGCAGTTTGGACCGCAAAATTCGCGGGAATGGAACTGGGTGGTGTCTATCGACCCGCAGACGCAGTGCCTGTACCTGGTGATCGTAGAAACGGATGTTAACGAGGGAAGTAAGCCGAAGCTCAATATTTTGAGCGGGCTTGTGGACGAAAGCAAATATGACCTTGCACTGCAGCAAATGGTGCAGGACAGCTAA